The genomic DNA AGAAACTGgagacaaaaaaggagaagcaaCTGATTACGGAAACCTTGGAATGGTGTTTCTGCATCTCAAAGAATTTGGCAAGTCCAAagaatacttaaaaaaaaagcactATTGCTGAGTGAAAAGTCTGGATTCTCTGAAGTCGAGTTAAATGCCCACTGTAACCTCACAACGCTTATGTTGTTTGAAGGGGATGTAAATGGAGCTAGATCACATCTGTTTTCCACTGTTAGTAAGCTGGAGTACATGCGAAGTTTCTTGAGAGATAATTTAAGCTATCCTTTACTGACAGGCACGCCAGTTGCTACTTGGTACTAAGCGCATTGTACTGTGAAACTGGAAGTCGTAATGAAGCTCTATCTGTTGTAGAACGCGGACGAGCTAGAGCCCTATCAGACTTGATGGCAACTCGATACTGTCTAGAAAAACAAAGATCAGTCAGTCCACAGACATGGATAGAGATTGGCAAAATCatggagaaagaaagaaattgtaGTTGTCTATATATTTCATATCATTGACAGCATCTATTTCTGTGGATTCTAAAAGCGGAGAAGCCATACTTTTTCGACAAGTAGACATCAATGACTTCTTTTCGGAAAAAGGGCGCAATGTGGAAGTGCTTGATCTTTTTGCAAACGAAACTTTCCGAAAACTTCATATTTTACCAGAGGATGAGCAATGCGAAGATCGATCGTGGTTTCTTCTCAACGATGACGATTCAACACCCAAGTCATCTCGCGAACACGATACCCCAGATTTTCGCCTTATGAATGAAGAAGAGAACCAGCAACGGTATCCTACTTTTGCTGATTTTTACAGAATGATCATCGCTCCTGTGGTTGACTTACTTGATGAGGGCGAAATCATCATTGTTCCTGATCGCTTCTTGTTCAAAGTTCCATTTTCAGCCTTGGTGGATGAGAATGAGAAATATTTGTCAGAAACCTTCAGGATCCGTATCGTTCCCTCTCTTACAACCCTCAAGCTCATTCAGGACTGTCCAGTAGACTATCACAGTCAGACTGGTGCACTGGTAGTGGGGGACCCTGTTGTTGGTGAGGTGTGCTACAATGGAAACGTTTATACCCCGCGTAGACTGCCTTTTGCAAGAGAAGAAGCAGAGATGATTGGACGATTGCTCGGAGCTCATACTCTACTAGGAGAGGAAGCCATGAAGGAGGCAGTTCTCCAAAGAATAAGTTCAGTCAGTCTTATTCATTTTGCTGCGCACGGTAACGATGAAAGAGGAGAAATTGCTCTTGCCCCTCCGCCTTTTATGAATAGGACTCCACAAGTAGAAGACTACCTGTTGACAATGGCCGATGTCTCACAAGTTCGACTGCGAGCTAAACTGGTAGTCCTTAGCTGTTGTCATAGTGCCCGCGGACAGATCAGAGCCGAGGGAGTGGTTGGAATTGCTCGTGCTTTCTTAGGGTCCGGCGCACGCTCGGTGTTGGTGGCATTGTGGGCAATAGAAGACAAAGCAACAAAGCAGTTCATGAGTTACTTCTATGAGCATCTTGTCCGTGGGGAAAGCGCCAGTGAATCTCTTCACCAAGCCATGAGGTGGATGAGAGAAAACGGCTTCGCTGAAATGAGGCAGTGGGCTCCTTTCATGCTGATTGGAGATAACGTTTCCTTTGATTTCGGTAAGAAAAGGTATGCTTTAGAAAATGATACGtaacaattttaaaacattttaatttcccATTACTTACGCTGAAATTACCCGATTGAATGCGGATTGAATACAAAGAATAATCCTAACATAAGTTAAGTCACCCCAGTGACAAAgacatttttcacttttttaaaagaagtaaAACAGTTTGACGTTTTTTTCGCGAGAAACACAGGCAAATCGCGAAAAGTTCGTCACTCACTGATGCTTGGGGTAGGGTTATGACTTTTTTGTCAGGTACTTATAACGTGGCAGATACATCTTGATTTATcatttttgagaaattgtcGCTGCAATTGTACAAAAACCGACCCTAAGACACTGAATATTCAATGCACTCTAAATAAAGACACTTTTGAAAGTAATTGTGACAGTTAGCGTATGTGCATCAGTCACCAACTATTTTGAATCGGAAATTGTTTCCAAATTGATTACAACTTAAAAAGCATGTATGATTCTAGCTAGTGATTTTATTTCTTACGTAGGTAAGCAATCAGTCGTTCTGGAAAATGTTAAACAAACTACACTTCAAGTTAGCAAGGGCAGATTTCAACCTAATCAATGGATAAAACGACGATTTCATTCCCAGTAATTGCTGTCTTAATATCTCAACAGAATAGGGTCGTTTCACGTGAATCACCCCAAGACATGAGTGAAGACGACAGTCCTGCGCCAGAAAATGGAAAGTCGACAAAATTACAAATAGTACACGCCTAGATTTGTGatcttatgatttttttttaatgtttgtgaTAGTGTGCTTCAGCCTTGATAGCTTTTTGTTAGCCTTTACCTATTTAGACTGTAAATGTTCTTTTGATATCGAAAGGTTTCATGAGCAAGGAGAAATAGTCAGAGCGTTTCCCGAGTGTCTGAAAAAAGTGAGTAAGAGTAGACAGTTTTCAGAAAAATTTAAGGCGCCAACAAAAAGCTACTAGAAGAAAAGAGATTCTATGCAATAGATTTTCCACTAGGAATGGCCTAGCTGGGACAGCTTTCCGTTTGAATGGAGGATAATCGAACAACATTATTTAGTTTTCTCCCATTGATTCAATTCAAAACTGCCAAGATGTGAACCCAGGCCGTAGTCATTTcgtaagtaggttgagtatgatcgtccgggtgaattgtgtagtcctgaataggactattgttgttgacagtgaccgatgttttgacaacctgtgcagtaatcatcttcagagtcgaagtgagttgtatcaagtcagttgatggtattaaactctgatTATTggcctgattggtcaattaagtcgcgatgttattgatCGTCTGTCAGTTAATTCGTGATGTTATTGCATGgttatgaagactcgtaatgtcattggtgcgttccTTTTTTTGTAGAACAATGACAGGACAACCAATGTAAGGTTGGATTTTCACGGTCGCCTAATTTTTACGTACGTACGCGGGTAAatataaaatagaggcaatgtatgcaAGCTCGCGCGTAAACCTAAAAAATGAGTGTGATTCAACTTTTACATACGTTACGCgagaccttccatacattgcttCTATTTTATTCTTACGTACGTACGCACGTGAAT from Porites lutea chromosome 6, jaPorLute2.1, whole genome shotgun sequence includes the following:
- the LOC140942128 gene encoding tetratricopeptide repeat protein 28-like, with the protein product MNEEENQQRYPTFADFYRMIIAPVVDLLDEGEIIIVPDRFLFKVPFSALVDENEKYLSETFRIRIVPSLTTLKLIQDCPVDYHSQTGALVVGDPVVGEVCYNGNVYTPRRLPFAREEAEMIGRLLGAHTLLGEEAMKEAVLQRISSVSLIHFAAHGNDERGEIALAPPPFMNRTPQVEDYLLTMADVSQVRLRAKLVVLSCCHSARGQIRAEGVVGIARAFLGSGARSVLVALWAIEDKATKQFMSYFYEHLVRGESASESLHQAMRWMRENGFAEMRQWAPFMLIGDNVSFDFGKKRYALENDT